The following are from one region of the Lacinutrix sp. Bg11-31 genome:
- the lgt gene encoding prolipoprotein diacylglyceryl transferase produces the protein MYLLEFNWNPITGIDIIGNFKIHFYSLMWVSAFIVGWHIMKRIFNRENVKIEYLDPLFIYTVLATMLGARLGHVIFYQPELFSQDFFSVFLPFHFNPRFEFSGFSGLASHGAAIGIIVAMYLYRRKYKYKSLMWILDRIVIPVASGAIFIRFGNFINSEIVGKLSGDFPLGVRFIQEEYSKGEIVKLTGIADYKEAYRAVSNDPKFLDLLQAVPYRHPAQMYESFCYIFVFLILLYFYLKTNKNNQPGFLFGLFLVLLWTVRFFVEFVKIAQVDGRDDYIWFMNTGQVLSIPFILIGLYFMFIYKQKSNYN, from the coding sequence ATGTATTTATTAGAATTCAACTGGAATCCTATAACAGGAATTGATATTATTGGGAATTTCAAAATTCATTTTTATAGTTTAATGTGGGTCTCTGCATTTATTGTAGGATGGCATATAATGAAACGCATTTTTAATAGAGAAAATGTAAAGATCGAATATCTTGATCCTTTATTTATATACACCGTTTTAGCAACTATGCTAGGCGCACGTTTAGGTCATGTTATTTTCTATCAACCAGAATTATTTTCTCAAGATTTCTTTAGCGTTTTCTTACCATTCCATTTTAATCCAAGATTTGAATTTTCAGGATTTTCAGGACTTGCAAGTCATGGCGCTGCGATAGGTATTATTGTTGCCATGTATTTATACAGAAGAAAGTACAAGTACAAATCGTTAATGTGGATTTTAGATCGCATAGTTATTCCAGTAGCTTCTGGAGCTATTTTTATTCGTTTTGGAAACTTTATCAACTCTGAAATAGTAGGTAAACTATCTGGAGATTTCCCATTAGGCGTTCGTTTTATACAAGAAGAATACTCTAAAGGAGAAATTGTAAAACTAACAGGAATTGCAGACTATAAAGAAGCATATCGTGCAGTTTCTAACGACCCTAAATTTTTAGATTTATTACAAGCAGTACCTTATAGACATCCTGCACAAATGTACGAGTCGTTTTGCTACATTTTTGTATTCTTAATTCTATTGTACTTCTACTTAAAAACTAATAAAAACAATCAACCAGGTTTCTTATTTGGTCTTTTTTTAGTATTACTATGGACGGTTCGTTTCTTTGTAGAATTTGTAAAAATTGCACAAGTAGATGGACGAGACGATTATATTTGGTTTATGAATACTGGACAAGTATTAAGTATTCCTTTTATATTAATTGGCTTATACTTTATGTTTATTTACAAACAAAAATCTAACTACAACTAA
- a CDS encoding DUF192 domain-containing protein has translation MKTFKIALLLLSFSLTIIACKSEPKSIKQPEVTFTKEGELTLYKTTADTIIAKLDIEIAKTPFEIETGLMYRESMKNNQAMLFVFNEIRERNFYMKNTRFPIDLIFLDHNKRVVSFQENAQPFNEASLPSNALAQFVLEVNAGLAEEWLLEVGDRMDYFVFKIEE, from the coding sequence ATGAAAACATTTAAAATAGCCCTACTATTATTAAGTTTTAGCTTAACTATTATAGCTTGTAAAAGCGAGCCAAAATCTATTAAGCAACCCGAAGTTACTTTTACAAAAGAAGGCGAGCTTACATTATACAAAACTACAGCAGATACAATTATAGCCAAGCTAGATATTGAAATTGCGAAGACACCTTTTGAAATTGAAACAGGTTTAATGTATCGCGAATCGATGAAAAACAATCAAGCGATGTTGTTTGTTTTTAACGAAATTAGAGAGCGTAATTTTTACATGAAAAACACACGCTTTCCTATTGACCTTATCTTTTTAGACCATAACAAAAGAGTGGTTAGCTTTCAGGAAAACGCACAACCATTTAACGAAGCTTCTTTACCATCTAATGCTTTAGCACAGTTTGTACTAGAGGTTAATGCTGGTTTAGCCGAAGAATGGCTATTAGAAGTTGGTGACAGAATGGACTATTTTGTATTTAAGATTGAAGAGTAA